One Meriones unguiculatus strain TT.TT164.6M chromosome 5, Bangor_MerUng_6.1, whole genome shotgun sequence DNA segment encodes these proteins:
- the Prokr1 gene encoding prokineticin receptor 1 — METTVGALGGNTTDTFTGFLSSLNAYGAQTASFPSTFSYGDYDTPLDEEEDVTNSRTFFAAKIVIGMALVGIMLVCGIGNFIFITALARYKKLRNLTNLLIANLAISDFLVAIVCCPFEMDYYVVRQLSWEHGHVLCTSVSYLRTVSLYVSTNALLAIAIDRYLAIVHPLRPRMKCQTAAGLIFLVWSVSILIAIPAAYFTTETVLVIVESQEKIFCGQIWPVDQQLYYRSYFLLVFGLEFVCPVVAMTLCYARVSRELWFKAVPGFQTEQIRRRLRCRRRTVLGLVCILSAYVLCWAPFYGFTIVRDFFPSVFVKEKHYLTAFYVVECIAMSNSMINTLCFVTVRNNTSKYLKRILRLQWRASPGGSKGSADLDLRTTGVPATEEVDCIRLK; from the exons ATGGAGACCACTGTGGGGGCTCTGGGTGGGAATACCACAGACACTTTCACCggtttcctctcctccctcaacGCCTACGGAGCCCAGACTGCTTCCTTTCCATCCACTTTCAGCTATGGTGACTATGACACGCCCTTGGATGAAGAGGAGGATGTAACCAATTCCCGGACTTTCTTTGCTGCCAAGATTGTCATTGGCATGGCTTTGGTGGGGATCATGCTGGTATGTGGCATTGGCAACTTCATCTTTATCACTGCCCTGGCCCGCTACAAAAAGCTTCGCAACCTCACCAACCTGCTTATTGCCAACCTGGCCATCTCTGACTTCCTGGTGGCCATCGTGTGCTGCCCCTTTGAGATGGACTACTACGTGGTGCGCCAGCTCTCCTGGGAGCACGGCCACGTCCTGTGCACCTCTGTCAGCTACCTGCGCACCGTCTCCCTCTACGTCTCCACTAACGCCCTGCTGGCCATTGCCATTGACCG GTATCTGGCCATAGTGCACCCGCTGCGGCCACGGATGAAGTGTCAAACAGCCGCGGGCCTCATCTTCCTGGTGTGGTCCGTGTCCATCCTCATCGCCATCCCAGCCGCCTACTTCACCACCGAGACGGTGCTGGTCATCGTGGAGAGCCAGGAGAAGATCTTCTGCGGCCAGATCTGGCCGGTGGACCAGCAGCTCTACTACAGGTCCTACTTCCTCTTGGTCTTCGGCCTCGAGTTCGTGTGCCCTGTAGTCGCCATGACCCTGTGCTATGCCAGGGTGTCCCGCGAGCTCTGGTTCAAGGCAGTGCCGGGCTTCCAGACGGAGCAGATCCGCCGGAGGCTGCGCTGCCGTCGCCGGACGGTGCTGGGGCTTGTGTGCATCCTGTCGGCCTACGTGCTCTGCTGGGCGCCCTTCTACGGCTTCACCATCGTGCGCGACTTCTTCCCCTCCGTGTTTGTGAAGGAGAAGCACTACCTCACTGCCTTCTACGTGGTGGAGTGCATCGCCATGAGCAACAGCATGATCAACACCCTGTGCTTTGTGACTGTCAGGAACAACACCAGTAAGTACCTCAAGAGGATCCTGCGGCTGCAGTGGCGGGCTTCTCCCGGCGGGAGCAAGGGCAGCGCCGACCTCGACCTCAGGACCACGGGGGTGCCCGCCACCGAGGAGGTGGACTGCATCAGGCTGAAATAG